A genomic stretch from Spongiibacter nanhainus includes:
- a CDS encoding mechanosensitive ion channel family protein: protein MNIEWLAGFSFSDYPWLNEALVIVLTVLTLNLLATMLLSRLATRFEKTHNLWDDALLAACRRPLILMIWAVGVSHVVEVIAASTDSELFSVLSPIRSVGVVVILGWFLISLVRQVEQRLLSEDYSIKDEPVDRTTVMALGKLVRSTVIIIAALMVLQNLGYSISGVLAFGGIGGIAVGFAAKDLLANFFGGLMVFLDRPFSVGDWIRSPDKEIEGTVENIGWRQTRIRTFDQRPLYVPNATFSQISVENPSRMLNRRIFETIGVRYQDAHLLQDIVDRVKDMLEKHPDIDLGKTLIVNFNKYNASSLDFFVYTFTKTTKWVEYHAIKQDVLLKVLGIIHELGADVAFPTQTIKMDPVELMNASSTGSAGRGEPPTVFEPQ from the coding sequence ATGAATATCGAGTGGCTGGCAGGGTTTAGTTTTTCGGACTACCCCTGGTTGAACGAAGCACTGGTTATCGTGCTCACAGTATTGACCTTGAACCTACTGGCAACGATGCTGCTGTCGCGCTTGGCCACGCGTTTTGAAAAAACCCACAACCTCTGGGATGACGCCCTGCTAGCGGCCTGTCGCAGACCGCTGATTTTAATGATTTGGGCTGTGGGTGTCAGCCATGTGGTGGAGGTCATTGCCGCCAGCACTGATTCTGAACTGTTCTCAGTGCTAAGTCCGATTCGATCGGTTGGCGTAGTGGTGATTCTAGGCTGGTTCTTAATCTCACTGGTGCGGCAAGTAGAGCAGCGCTTGCTGTCAGAGGACTACAGCATCAAGGACGAGCCGGTTGATCGCACCACGGTTATGGCGTTAGGTAAGCTGGTTCGATCAACGGTGATTATTATCGCCGCGTTGATGGTGCTGCAAAATCTGGGTTACAGCATATCTGGTGTGTTGGCATTTGGCGGTATCGGCGGGATTGCAGTGGGTTTTGCCGCAAAGGATCTGCTGGCCAACTTTTTTGGTGGTTTGATGGTGTTCCTGGACCGGCCGTTTTCGGTGGGGGACTGGATACGTTCACCGGACAAAGAGATTGAGGGCACGGTGGAGAATATCGGTTGGCGTCAGACGCGAATTCGAACCTTCGACCAGCGCCCCCTTTACGTGCCCAATGCCACGTTTAGTCAAATCTCGGTGGAGAACCCGTCACGGATGTTGAACCGCCGTATATTTGAAACTATCGGTGTCCGCTATCAGGATGCCCACTTGCTCCAGGATATCGTCGATCGGGTGAAAGATATGTTGGAGAAGCATCCCGATATCGACCTGGGCAAAACCTTGATTGTGAATTTCAACAAGTACAATGCCTCGTCGCTGGACTTTTTCGTATATACCTTTACCAAAACCACGAAGTGGGTGGAGTACCACGCCATTAAACAGGACGTGCTATTGAAAGTACTTGGCATCATTCACGAGCTGGGCGCCGACGTTGCCTTCCCAACTCAGACCATCAAAATGGACCCGGTAGAATTGATGAATGCCTCGTCCACTGGATCAGCAGGGCGAGGTGAGCCGCCCACTGTCTTTGAACCCCAATAA
- a CDS encoding DUF6763 family protein produces MASIRPQVGRWYKDLELGQVFEVVAIDEDLDAVEVQMLEGELCEYDMETWRDLNVETVEEPEDWRDAFELSDDDYRHWGESWTPESWTNPVSEIESDVINGLLDDY; encoded by the coding sequence ATGGCTTCTATTCGACCCCAAGTAGGACGCTGGTATAAAGACCTTGAGCTGGGACAGGTTTTTGAAGTTGTCGCTATCGACGAAGACCTCGACGCTGTGGAGGTCCAGATGCTAGAGGGAGAGCTCTGCGAATACGACATGGAAACCTGGCGGGATTTAAATGTTGAAACGGTTGAAGAGCCCGAGGATTGGCGAGACGCCTTTGAGCTGAGCGACGATGATTATCGCCACTGGGGGGAAAGCTGGACCCCGGAATCCTGGACCAATCCCGTTTCTGAAATCGAATCCGACGTAATTAACGGTTTGCTGGACGATTACTGA
- the lexA gene encoding transcriptional repressor LexA, producing the protein MEKLTARQNQVLELIKSHIEDTGYPPTRADIARELGFRSPNAAEEHLKALARKGAIEIIPGASRGIRLPENPGLPIIGRVAAGNPILAEANIEDYCDIAPSLFSPAADYFLRVRGDSMIEVGIFEDDLLAVHRTQDVRNGQIVVARIDDEVTVKRLQQQRSKYQVLLLPENKDYEPIEVDLRHQDFAIEGLSVGVLRCGS; encoded by the coding sequence ATGGAAAAGCTGACCGCAAGACAGAACCAGGTTCTAGAGCTGATCAAGAGCCACATCGAAGACACCGGGTATCCTCCCACGCGTGCAGATATCGCCAGGGAGCTGGGTTTTCGCTCTCCCAATGCAGCGGAGGAACATCTGAAAGCGCTGGCGCGAAAGGGCGCTATCGAGATTATTCCCGGCGCCTCACGAGGTATCCGCCTGCCGGAAAACCCGGGCTTGCCTATCATCGGCCGAGTCGCTGCGGGTAATCCTATTCTTGCCGAAGCCAATATTGAGGACTATTGCGATATCGCTCCCTCCCTGTTCAGTCCCGCTGCGGACTATTTTCTTCGGGTTCGGGGCGACAGCATGATTGAAGTTGGCATTTTTGAAGACGACCTGTTGGCCGTCCACCGGACCCAAGACGTGCGCAATGGCCAGATTGTGGTGGCGCGCATTGATGACGAAGTCACTGTAAAGCGCCTGCAACAGCAGCGCAGCAAATACCAAGTTTTGCTGCTGCCGGAGAACAAAGACTACGAACCTATAGAAGTTGATCTGCGACACCAGGACTTCGCCATTGAAGGTCTCAGTGTCGGCGTATTGCGCTGCGGGAGTTAA
- a CDS encoding DUF6586 family protein: protein MRESYRGQCNLHLYFAEQYLKEARERDDSTWGGHYHRACQDSILWQLLLAYRAHMADMLDQQPRFAQPIPQGHFTARSFPAADLPPEINELADREGEEGWLKSLVTHDFIVHPQAVAAPSDGLIASQGGVDFSDFSDCETILTELSSLIDRHRATLMEF from the coding sequence ATGCGTGAGTCATACCGGGGGCAATGCAACCTCCACTTGTACTTTGCCGAGCAATACCTCAAGGAAGCTCGGGAGCGAGACGATAGTACCTGGGGCGGGCACTACCATCGCGCCTGTCAGGACAGCATCCTCTGGCAGCTGTTGTTAGCCTACCGGGCCCATATGGCAGACATGCTGGATCAGCAGCCTCGCTTCGCCCAGCCGATTCCCCAGGGCCACTTTACGGCGCGCAGTTTTCCCGCTGCAGATTTGCCTCCCGAGATCAACGAGTTGGCTGATAGAGAGGGTGAAGAGGGGTGGCTCAAGTCATTGGTTACCCACGACTTTATCGTTCATCCCCAGGCTGTGGCAGCGCCCAGCGATGGATTGATCGCCAGTCAAGGTGGTGTCGACTTCAGCGATTTTAGCGACTGCGAAACAATTTTGACGGAGCTGAGCTCGCTAATCGACCGCCACCGGGCCACCTTGATGGAATTCTAG
- the topA gene encoding type I DNA topoisomerase has translation MGKSLVIVESPAKAKTINKYLGSDFVVKSSVGHIRDLPTSGSNKSGGVDAKARAKAAAQTRKMSPEEKARHKKKKAQEQLIARMGIDPNNGWKAKYEILPGKEKVVNELKKLADNADTVYLATDLDREGEAIAWHLRESIGGDESRYKRVVFNEITKKAIQDAFAHPTDLDINRVNAQQARRFLDRVVGYMVSPLLWSKIARGLSAGRVQSVAVRLIVEREKEIRAFVPEEYWQIHTDNRADSGQLRLEVKKCRGENFRPGNEDTAMAAVSALQGASYKVAAREDKPTQTKPGAPYITSTLQQAASTRLGFGVKKTMMLAQRLYEAGYITYMRTDSTNLSNDAVAACRDFIEQSYDKRYLPDAPQRYSSKEGAQEAHEAIRPSDVNVQPTQLSGMERDAERLYTLIWRQFVACQMTPAEFTSTSITVEAGDYELRTRGRVVRFDGFMRVQPPAASKKEEDQELPDVAVGDVLELLKVDPSQHFTKPPPRYSEAALVKELEKRGIGRPSTYASIISTIQDRGYVKVENRRFYAEKMGDIVTDRLVESFSNLLDYGFTAFMEERLDEVASGDKNWQQLLDEFYADFRATLEKAEAQDGGMRNNQPTDTDIPCPKCGRHMQIRTASTGVFLGCSGYALPPKERCKQTINLVPGDEFVSIDSDDDEAESKVLRSKRRCKLCNTAMESYLIDTSRKLHICGNNPDCSGYEIETGSFKVKGYDGPTIECDKCGAEMQLKTGRFGKYFGCTNEDCKNTRKLLRNGEPAPPKMDPVPMPELACQKVDDHYVLRDGASGLFLAASGFPRNRETRAPLVKEILPHQKEIDPKYTFLFSAPTEDDKGRDTVIRYSRKTQEQYVQSEVDGKPSGWSAFYENGAWVPRKKAARKSPAKKKAAKKS, from the coding sequence ATGGGCAAGTCACTGGTTATTGTGGAGTCGCCGGCCAAGGCGAAAACCATCAACAAGTACCTGGGTTCGGATTTTGTGGTGAAATCCAGCGTGGGCCATATCCGCGACTTGCCCACCAGCGGCAGCAACAAGTCGGGGGGGGTAGATGCCAAAGCTCGAGCCAAGGCGGCGGCGCAAACCCGCAAGATGTCACCTGAGGAAAAAGCCCGCCACAAGAAGAAAAAGGCCCAGGAACAGCTTATTGCCCGGATGGGTATTGACCCCAACAACGGTTGGAAAGCGAAATACGAAATACTGCCCGGTAAAGAAAAGGTGGTTAATGAGCTGAAAAAGCTCGCTGACAACGCCGATACCGTGTACCTCGCCACTGACCTTGACCGCGAAGGAGAGGCCATCGCCTGGCATTTGCGGGAGTCTATTGGCGGCGACGAGAGCCGTTATAAGCGGGTGGTGTTTAACGAGATCACCAAAAAAGCGATCCAGGACGCTTTTGCCCACCCCACAGACCTGGATATCAACCGCGTTAATGCCCAGCAGGCCCGCCGTTTCCTGGATCGGGTAGTGGGCTATATGGTGTCCCCGCTGTTGTGGTCAAAAATAGCCCGGGGATTGTCCGCTGGCCGCGTACAGTCAGTTGCGGTGCGCTTGATTGTGGAACGGGAAAAAGAAATCCGCGCTTTTGTGCCGGAAGAGTATTGGCAAATCCACACCGACAATCGGGCGGACAGTGGTCAGCTGCGCCTGGAGGTCAAAAAGTGTCGCGGCGAAAACTTCCGCCCCGGCAATGAAGACACCGCCATGGCGGCGGTTAGCGCATTGCAAGGCGCCAGTTACAAGGTCGCGGCGAGGGAAGATAAACCCACCCAAACCAAGCCCGGCGCGCCGTATATCACCTCGACGCTGCAACAGGCCGCCAGTACCCGGCTCGGTTTTGGCGTGAAAAAAACCATGATGTTGGCTCAACGCCTCTATGAAGCGGGCTACATCACCTACATGCGGACTGACTCCACCAACCTCAGTAACGATGCTGTGGCGGCCTGCCGGGATTTTATAGAGCAGAGCTACGACAAGCGCTACCTGCCCGACGCCCCCCAGCGTTACAGCAGCAAAGAGGGTGCACAGGAGGCTCACGAAGCTATCCGCCCATCTGATGTCAATGTTCAGCCCACCCAGCTCTCGGGCATGGAGCGGGATGCAGAGCGGCTGTACACACTCATTTGGCGTCAATTCGTCGCCTGCCAAATGACACCGGCAGAGTTCACCAGTACCTCCATCACCGTTGAGGCTGGCGACTACGAGCTGCGCACCCGCGGCCGTGTGGTGCGTTTTGACGGCTTTATGCGGGTACAACCGCCTGCCGCCAGTAAGAAGGAAGAAGATCAGGAACTGCCTGATGTGGCAGTTGGTGATGTGCTGGAGCTGTTGAAGGTCGATCCCAGCCAGCACTTTACCAAGCCGCCGCCCCGTTACTCGGAAGCGGCGCTGGTGAAAGAACTGGAGAAGCGCGGCATAGGCCGGCCCTCTACCTACGCGTCGATTATTTCCACCATTCAGGACCGGGGCTACGTCAAGGTAGAGAACCGGCGTTTCTATGCCGAAAAAATGGGCGACATTGTCACCGACCGGCTGGTGGAAAGCTTCAGTAATCTGCTGGATTACGGTTTCACCGCTTTCATGGAAGAGCGCTTGGACGAGGTCGCTTCCGGCGACAAGAACTGGCAACAGTTGTTGGACGAGTTCTACGCCGATTTCCGCGCCACCCTGGAAAAAGCCGAGGCGCAGGACGGCGGTATGCGCAACAACCAGCCCACGGATACCGATATTCCCTGTCCAAAGTGCGGCCGTCATATGCAGATTCGCACAGCCAGCACCGGGGTTTTTCTGGGCTGCTCAGGTTATGCCTTACCTCCCAAGGAGCGCTGTAAACAAACTATCAACCTGGTGCCCGGTGACGAATTTGTCAGCATCGATAGCGACGACGATGAAGCGGAATCAAAAGTGTTGCGCAGCAAGCGTCGCTGCAAACTCTGCAACACGGCAATGGAAAGCTACCTAATTGATACCTCACGCAAATTGCATATTTGCGGCAATAACCCCGACTGCAGTGGCTACGAAATAGAAACCGGCAGTTTCAAGGTCAAGGGCTACGACGGCCCTACTATTGAGTGCGACAAATGCGGCGCTGAAATGCAGCTTAAAACCGGGCGCTTTGGTAAGTACTTTGGTTGCACCAATGAAGACTGCAAAAACACCCGCAAATTACTGCGCAACGGCGAACCAGCGCCGCCAAAAATGGACCCGGTACCCATGCCGGAGTTGGCCTGCCAAAAGGTCGACGATCACTATGTGCTTAGGGACGGCGCTTCCGGGCTGTTTTTGGCAGCCAGCGGCTTCCCCCGCAACCGGGAAACCCGGGCGCCACTGGTGAAGGAGATATTGCCTCATCAGAAGGAAATCGACCCCAAGTATACCTTCCTGTTCTCGGCGCCTACCGAGGACGATAAGGGGCGGGATACCGTGATACGCTATAGCCGTAAAACTCAAGAGCAGTACGTGCAGAGCGAAGTTGACGGCAAACCCAGTGGCTGGAGTGCTTTCTACGAGAACGGTGCCTGGGTGCCTCGGAAAAAGGCAGCCAGAAAAAGTCCCGCAAAGAAAAAAGCCGCCAAAAAATCGTGA
- a CDS encoding DUF1653 domain-containing protein: MNKGDQNQNLGESGPAQPRPGRYRHYKGGEYWVYSCATHSETEQQLVVYRPLYGDRELWVRPVEMFMEDVEIEGKRRPRFAWVNDDPEGAPAL, from the coding sequence TTGAACAAGGGTGATCAAAACCAAAATTTGGGCGAATCCGGGCCCGCGCAGCCGCGCCCGGGGCGCTACCGGCACTACAAAGGTGGTGAGTATTGGGTATACAGTTGTGCGACCCACAGCGAGACCGAGCAACAGTTGGTGGTTTACCGCCCCCTTTACGGTGACCGGGAACTGTGGGTTCGGCCCGTGGAAATGTTTATGGAAGATGTTGAAATAGAAGGGAAAAGGCGCCCGCGTTTTGCCTGGGTTAACGACGACCCAGAGGGGGCGCCCGCGCTCTAA
- a CDS encoding universal stress protein — translation MAGYQRILVAIDLSEEALPVIERAKSIATQFSAQLHLLHVVEPLSLAYGGDIPMDFSSVQDQLQEQSEKTLGEYRQRFDIDEANCHLLMGRPESKVHELSEELGVDLIVVGSHGRKGLALLLGSTANGVLHGATCDVLAVRVG, via the coding sequence ATGGCTGGTTATCAACGTATTTTGGTGGCAATTGACCTGTCAGAGGAAGCGCTGCCGGTAATCGAGCGAGCCAAAAGTATCGCCACACAGTTTTCCGCGCAGTTGCATTTACTGCATGTGGTAGAGCCACTAAGCCTCGCCTATGGCGGCGATATCCCCATGGACTTCTCCTCCGTACAGGATCAACTTCAGGAGCAATCCGAAAAAACGCTGGGAGAATATCGGCAGCGCTTTGACATCGATGAAGCCAACTGCCATTTGCTGATGGGTCGCCCGGAAAGCAAAGTCCACGAACTCAGCGAAGAATTGGGCGTGGATTTAATCGTGGTGGGCAGCCACGGCCGCAAGGGACTCGCGCTATTGCTAGGCTCTACCGCCAACGGCGTGCTACACGGCGCAACCTGCGACGTCCTCGCTGTGCGAGTTGGCTAA
- a CDS encoding ATP-binding cassette domain-containing protein: protein MPLLRASQLQHTIGEQIVFDNAELQLDSGERVCLLGRNGSGKSTLLKMVEGSVSPDAGEIWRQPDIRIARMEQMPDFSSDEVAALTVYDVVADGLEELGALLRRFHQLTQSADADLSQLESLQTRIEAQDGWLFQQRIESVLSRLALDADTPVGKLSGGWLRRVALARALVVEPDILLLDEPTNHLDMEGILWLEQCVKDYSGCVLFVTHDRALIQSLATRIVELDRGALKSYPEDYQRYLATREHELEIEAEQNALFDKRLAKEEAWIRQGIKARRTRNEGRVRALKAMRRERSERREQQGQASLAVNTAERSGKVVAELEGVSYQVAGKKLVQDFSLLLCRGDKLALIGPNGVGKTTLLRLILGELTPDSGTLKQGSNLRVAYFDQLRDRLDEDQRVVDIVGQGRESVTVGGKDRHIMSYLGDFLFTPERARSHLSVLSGGERARVQLACLFSQPANVLVMDEPTNDLDVETLELLESLLVDFDGTVLLVSHDRAFVDSVASSCLLFEGNGRISEHVGGYSDVAAYLTRRDAMAKAQRSAAAVPSAAPAKPEAPKSQRKLTYKDQRELDQLPDKIDELETRIAELTQISTDPDFYQRDSDTVTALLNELAEQQAELDHCLERWIELSE from the coding sequence ATGCCTTTACTTCGCGCCTCTCAATTGCAGCACACCATTGGCGAGCAAATTGTGTTTGATAACGCTGAACTCCAGCTGGATTCCGGCGAGCGCGTGTGTTTGCTGGGCCGCAACGGCAGTGGCAAATCGACGCTGTTAAAGATGGTGGAAGGCAGCGTCAGCCCCGACGCCGGAGAAATTTGGCGACAACCGGATATCCGCATCGCCCGCATGGAACAAATGCCAGATTTTTCCTCTGACGAGGTGGCCGCACTGACGGTGTACGACGTCGTGGCCGATGGCCTGGAAGAGTTGGGCGCCTTGCTGCGCCGCTTTCACCAGCTGACCCAATCCGCCGACGCTGATCTGTCGCAATTGGAGTCGCTGCAGACCCGTATCGAGGCCCAGGACGGCTGGCTGTTTCAGCAGCGCATCGAAAGCGTGCTATCCCGGCTGGCACTGGACGCCGACACACCCGTGGGTAAGCTGTCTGGCGGTTGGCTGCGTCGGGTGGCGCTGGCCAGGGCGCTGGTGGTGGAGCCGGATATCCTGCTGTTGGATGAGCCCACCAACCACTTGGATATGGAAGGCATCCTTTGGTTGGAGCAGTGTGTAAAGGATTACAGCGGCTGCGTACTCTTTGTCACTCACGATCGCGCATTGATACAGTCTCTGGCTACCCGCATTGTGGAATTGGATCGGGGCGCCCTGAAGAGTTATCCCGAGGATTACCAGCGTTATCTGGCAACCCGGGAACACGAGCTGGAAATCGAAGCTGAACAAAACGCGCTGTTCGATAAGCGTCTGGCTAAAGAGGAAGCGTGGATTCGACAGGGCATCAAGGCCCGGCGCACCCGCAACGAAGGCCGGGTGCGCGCGCTGAAAGCCATGCGTCGAGAGCGCTCGGAGCGCCGCGAGCAGCAAGGCCAGGCCTCTCTGGCAGTCAATACGGCAGAGCGCAGCGGCAAGGTCGTCGCCGAGCTGGAAGGGGTCAGCTATCAGGTCGCGGGCAAGAAGTTGGTCCAGGACTTTTCTCTGCTGCTGTGCCGGGGCGACAAATTGGCGCTTATCGGCCCCAATGGTGTGGGTAAAACCACCTTGCTGCGGTTGATTCTCGGCGAGCTCACTCCCGACAGCGGTACCCTGAAACAGGGCAGTAATCTGCGGGTGGCCTATTTTGACCAGCTCCGGGACCGCCTGGATGAGGACCAGCGCGTGGTGGATATCGTCGGCCAGGGACGGGAAAGCGTCACTGTGGGCGGTAAGGATCGCCACATCATGAGTTACCTCGGCGATTTTCTGTTTACCCCGGAGCGGGCTCGCTCCCACCTGTCGGTGCTATCCGGCGGCGAGAGGGCCCGGGTTCAGCTCGCCTGCCTGTTTAGCCAACCGGCCAATGTGCTGGTGATGGACGAACCCACCAACGACCTCGATGTGGAAACCCTGGAACTGCTGGAGAGTCTGTTGGTGGACTTCGACGGGACGGTATTGTTGGTCAGCCACGACCGGGCCTTTGTCGACAGTGTGGCCAGCAGCTGCCTGCTGTTCGAGGGCAATGGTCGCATCAGCGAACATGTCGGCGGCTATTCAGATGTGGCAGCGTACCTGACCCGTCGGGATGCAATGGCAAAGGCCCAGCGCAGTGCCGCAGCGGTGCCCAGCGCCGCGCCGGCCAAACCGGAGGCGCCCAAAAGCCAGCGCAAATTGACCTACAAGGACCAGCGGGAACTGGATCAATTACCGGATAAAATAGATGAATTGGAGACGCGGATAGCGGAGTTGACGCAAATTAGCACCGATCCTGATTTTTATCAGCGAGACAGCGACACAGTGACGGCCTTGCTCAACGAACTGGCAGAGCAGCAGGCTGAACTCGATCACTGCCTGGAGCGCTGGATCGAGTTATCTGAATAG
- a CDS encoding transglycosylase SLT domain-containing protein — MVFGRFLTLLLIASLPISVLGNALASDAEVPAALAEARQVYREALEDISRGQVDSAQDKLPALQDYPLRPYLELELIKAQIGDYSSAAIDAHLTKYQDTLVGKRVRIAWLQHLLRQNDWGQFVRYYEADPPSGFTCVYIRALRKQDMDKKADLETAKLWQTPYSLPKACDGVLRQWSQRLSDEERADYYWQRAALAMRAEQFSLAAYLLGKIPGQDQYRELLQHPHRLYRVGTSLPVNEHSRMVASHTLQRLAARDFERANTLWHQLQQHLGFSDLQNHQLRDALARQIIAGDAEYVRDWINANDPEFEDPYLTEWRVRLALRDRDWKAVHRFIAALPEDRRKEPDWQYWWARADIEIHQEFTPHAQRVLRQMATERGYYSFMAADLLNQEYRLGDRRTLNPALIPQVQQNPAVQRAIELQWHGESLASRLEWNQALNGFSRDEQVAAAQLAMDLGWVNQAIMTAIRADEWDDLTLRFPVAYKDNFDRAVSAENLDLKWVYAIARQESAFNPSARSPVGARGLMQLMPATARSLARQMGDRGFHYRDLTNPDTNIAMGSFYLAKLMERFGGNRILATAAYNAGPHRVERVLERQSSDIPADIWIENLPYTETRHYIKNVLAFSVVYGEKLAVSRPILAQHEREISPLLLDEDAE; from the coding sequence GTGGTGTTCGGCCGATTCCTGACATTGTTGCTGATCGCGTCCCTGCCGATCAGTGTACTGGGCAACGCACTAGCCAGCGACGCCGAGGTTCCCGCCGCGCTGGCTGAGGCGCGGCAAGTATACCGTGAAGCGCTGGAGGATATCAGTCGCGGTCAAGTAGATAGCGCCCAGGACAAGCTGCCCGCCCTACAAGACTATCCACTGCGCCCCTACCTGGAACTAGAACTGATCAAAGCCCAGATCGGCGATTACTCCAGCGCCGCTATTGACGCCCACCTAACCAAGTACCAGGACACCCTGGTGGGCAAGCGAGTTCGCATCGCCTGGTTACAACACCTGCTCCGTCAAAACGATTGGGGGCAGTTTGTACGCTACTACGAGGCCGATCCGCCATCGGGCTTTACCTGCGTCTATATCCGCGCGCTGCGCAAGCAGGATATGGATAAAAAAGCCGATCTGGAGACCGCCAAACTCTGGCAGACCCCCTATTCTTTGCCCAAGGCCTGCGATGGTGTACTCCGCCAGTGGAGCCAGCGCCTCAGTGATGAAGAACGGGCAGACTACTATTGGCAGCGCGCTGCCCTGGCCATGCGGGCGGAGCAATTTAGCCTGGCCGCCTACCTACTCGGCAAAATCCCGGGGCAGGATCAGTACCGCGAGCTGTTACAGCACCCCCACCGCCTCTACCGTGTCGGCACCAGCCTACCGGTGAACGAGCATTCCCGGATGGTCGCCAGCCATACCCTGCAGCGACTGGCGGCGCGGGATTTTGAGCGCGCCAACACCCTTTGGCACCAACTCCAGCAGCATCTCGGCTTCAGCGACTTACAAAACCATCAACTGAGGGACGCCCTGGCCAGGCAAATTATCGCCGGGGATGCGGAGTACGTTCGCGATTGGATCAATGCCAACGACCCCGAATTTGAAGACCCCTACCTGACCGAGTGGCGGGTGCGACTGGCGCTTCGAGATCGGGATTGGAAAGCTGTGCACCGCTTTATCGCCGCCCTGCCAGAAGATCGGCGCAAAGAGCCGGACTGGCAGTACTGGTGGGCCCGAGCCGATATTGAGATCCACCAGGAATTCACCCCCCACGCCCAACGCGTGCTGCGGCAAATGGCCACCGAGCGGGGCTACTACAGTTTTATGGCGGCAGACCTGCTTAACCAGGAGTACCGCTTGGGTGACCGTCGCACCCTAAACCCGGCTCTCATTCCCCAGGTCCAGCAAAATCCGGCAGTGCAGCGCGCTATAGAACTGCAATGGCACGGCGAGTCGTTGGCCTCTCGCTTGGAGTGGAACCAGGCACTGAACGGTTTTAGCCGCGATGAGCAGGTTGCCGCAGCCCAACTGGCGATGGATCTCGGTTGGGTCAACCAGGCCATTATGACCGCCATTCGCGCCGACGAATGGGACGACCTGACACTGCGCTTTCCGGTCGCTTACAAAGACAACTTCGACCGGGCAGTCAGTGCCGAAAACCTCGACTTGAAATGGGTCTACGCTATTGCTCGCCAGGAGAGCGCGTTCAATCCTTCCGCCCGGTCGCCAGTCGGAGCCCGAGGCTTGATGCAGTTAATGCCGGCTACGGCCCGCAGTTTGGCCCGGCAAATGGGGGATCGCGGCTTTCATTATCGGGATCTGACTAATCCCGATACCAATATCGCCATGGGCAGCTTTTATCTTGCCAAACTAATGGAGCGCTTCGGCGGCAACCGGATTCTCGCCACTGCCGCCTATAATGCCGGCCCACACCGAGTTGAGCGGGTACTGGAGCGACAGAGCAGCGATATTCCAGCGGATATCTGGATAGAGAATTTGCCCTACACCGAGACCCGCCACTACATCAAAAATGTACTGGCCTTCAGCGTGGTCTATGGCGAGAAACTTGCGGTATCACGGCCCATTCTGGCCCAGCACGAGCGAGAAATCTCACCGCTTTTGTTGGATGAGGATGCGGAATAA
- a CDS encoding MOSC domain-containing protein — protein sequence MLRVHSLYCFPVKSLAVASCRAVTVDDWGPSGDRRWMVVDEAGAFVTQRQLPAMCRIQASWRDAELLLQDLDHPQEAARVDIPRENVVSVKVWRDDCTAWDAGDEAADWLSQRLGRAVRLCFMPDSSFRQVDLDYAQPGERVSFADGFPFLICQLSSLSKLEEAVGHRLAMSRFRPNIVVEGGEAFAERHWRGLRIGELEFDLVKPCARCAIPTIDPATAERQRNVFTALRALCSDGREVHFGQNALHRGQGQVRVGDPVTVLS from the coding sequence GTGCTACGGGTACACAGTCTTTATTGTTTTCCCGTCAAGTCGCTGGCTGTGGCAAGCTGTCGTGCTGTCACCGTGGACGACTGGGGCCCCAGTGGCGATCGGCGGTGGATGGTGGTGGATGAGGCCGGGGCCTTTGTGACCCAGCGGCAGCTACCCGCTATGTGCCGTATCCAGGCAAGCTGGCGGGATGCTGAATTACTCCTGCAAGACCTCGATCACCCTCAAGAGGCTGCCAGGGTCGATATACCGAGGGAGAACGTCGTGTCGGTGAAGGTATGGCGAGATGACTGTACTGCCTGGGATGCTGGTGATGAAGCCGCAGACTGGCTGAGTCAGCGTTTGGGCAGGGCGGTGCGCCTGTGTTTTATGCCCGACTCTTCCTTTCGCCAAGTCGACCTCGATTACGCCCAGCCGGGAGAGCGAGTCAGTTTTGCCGATGGCTTTCCCTTTCTGATCTGTCAGCTCTCATCGCTATCGAAGCTTGAGGAGGCGGTGGGCCACCGTTTGGCGATGTCCCGTTTTCGCCCCAACATTGTGGTGGAAGGGGGGGAGGCCTTTGCTGAGCGCCACTGGCGAGGATTGCGAATTGGCGAGCTGGAGTTTGATTTGGTAAAACCCTGCGCGCGCTGTGCGATTCCCACCATTGATCCTGCGACCGCCGAGCGCCAGCGGAATGTCTTTACCGCCCTGAGGGCCTTATGCAGCGATGGCCGAGAAGTACATTTTGGTCAGAATGCGCTGCACCGGGGGCAGGGGCAAGTGAGGGTAGGCGATCCCGTGACGGTGCTGAGTTAG